One window of the Mixophyes fleayi isolate aMixFle1 chromosome 6, aMixFle1.hap1, whole genome shotgun sequence genome contains the following:
- the PAPSS2 gene encoding bifunctional 3'-phosphoadenosine 5'-phosphosulfate synthase 2 isoform X1, translated as MTSQISKSTNVVYQSHHVSRNKRGQVVGTRGGFRGCTVWLTGLSGAGKTTLGFALEEYLVTHAIPCYSLDGDNIRHGLNKNLGFSSQDREENIRRIAEVAKLFADAGLVCITSFISPYAKDREEARKVHDTAGLPFFEVFVDAPLDICESRDVKGLYKKARAGEIKGFTGIDSGYEKPDSSELVLKTNLHSVNECIHQIVELLQDRAIVPSGATKEIHELFVPENKFAQAQEEAKNLLSVNITKLDLQWVQVLSEGWATPLKGFMREREYLQVLHFDTLLDDSMHNSDLSFAKYLGGVINLSVPIVLPLSTEDKERLSDSKAFALSYEGRKVAILRNPEFFEHRKEERCARVWGTTCAQHPHVKMVLESGDWLVGGDLEVLERIRWEDGLDQYRLTPLELKQKAKEMNADAVFAFQLRNPVHNGHALLMQDTRHHLLDRGYKCPVLLLHPLGGWTKDDDVPLDWRMKQHAAVLEEGILDPKSTIVAIFPSPMLYAGPTEVQWHCRSRMIAGSNFYIVGRDPAGMPHPETKQDMYEPTHGGKVLSMAPGLTSVEIIPFRVAAYNTKNAAMEFYDKERHSEFDFISGTRMRKLARAGDNPPDGFMAPKAWKVLTDYYCSLDKNC; from the exons AGCCAAATATCGAAGTCCACCAATGTTGTTTATCAGTCCCATCATGtgagcagaaacaagagaggccAAGTTGTGGGTACAAGAGGGGGATTCCGCGGCTGCACTGTTTGGTTAACAG GTTTGTCGGGAGCTGGGAAAACGACTCTTGGTTTTGCTCTGGAAGAATACCTGGTGACCCACGCTATTCCCTGCTACTCTCTGGATGGTGACAACATTCGTCATGGGCTGAACAAGAATCTGGGGTTTTCCTCTCAAGATCGAGAAGAGAACATCCGCCGTATCGCAGAAGTTGCAAAACTCTTTGCAGATGCAGGTCTGGTATGCATTACCAGCTTCATATCTCCTTACGCCAAG GATCGCGAAGAGGCGCGTAAAGTACACGACACCGCTGGGCTGCCATTTTTTGAGGTCTTTGTGGATGCTCCTTTAGATATCTGTGAAAGTAGGGACGTGAAAGGTTTATACAAGAAGGCCAGAGCTGGAGAAATCAAAG GATTCACTGGAATTGACTCTGGATACGAGAAACCAGATTCCTCAGAACTGGTGCTGAAGACAAATCTTCACAGTGTAAACGAATGTATCCACCAGATTGTGGAACTATTGCAGGACAGG GCCATTGTCCCATCGGGAGCTACAAAGGAGATCCATGAGTTGTTTGTGCCGGAGAACAAGTTCGCTCAGGCTCAAGAAGAAGCCAAGAACTTGCTTTCAGTCAATATTACTAAG CTGGACCTCCAGTGGGTGCAGGTTCTGAGTGAAGGCTGGGCCACACCGCTCAAGGGCTTTATGCGGGAGAGGGAATATCTGCAAGTCCTTCATTTTGACACACTTTTAGATG ATTCCATGCATAACTCAGATTTATCATTCGCAAAGTATCTTG GGGGTGTGATCAACCTGAGCGTTCCCATTGTGCTGCCTCTTAGCACGGAAGATAAGGAAAGACTGAGCGACAGTAAAGCGTTTGCTCTCTCGTATGAGGGAAGAAAAGTGGCCATTCTGCGGAATCCAGAGTTTTTTGAGCACAGAAAGGAAGAGAGATGTGCCCGAGTGTGGGGCACAACCTGCGCTCAGCACCCTCATGTCAAA ATGGTCCTGGAAAGTGGTGACTGGCTGGTTGGTGGTGATCTTGAGGTCTTGGAAAGAATCAGGTGGGAAGATGGTTTAGATCAATACCGTCTTACACCTCTGGAGTTGAAGCAGAAGGCTAAAGAAATGAATGCAG ATGCAGTGTTTGCTTTTCAGCTCCGAAACCCAGTCCATAATGGACATGCTTTGCTAATGCAGGACACCAGGCACCATCTGCTGGATAGGGGCTATAAGTGTCCGGTACTTCTATTACACCCTCTGGGAGGGTGGACCAAAGATGATGATGTGCCTCTGGACTGGCGCATGAAACAACACGCAGCTGTACTCGAAGAGGGCATTTTGGACCCAAAATCAACCATTGTGGCTATATTTCCTTCACCGATGTTGTACGCAGGACCCACTGAG GTTCAGTGGCACTGCCGATCTCGCATGATTGCTGGGTCCAACTTCTACATTGTAGGGCGGGATCCAGCTGGCATGCCCCATCCTGAAACCAAACAGGATATGTACGAGCCAACACATGGGGGCAAAGTGCTGAGCATGGCACCAGGACTGACATCTGTGGAAATCATTCCATTCAGAGTGGCCGCCTACAACACAAAGAACGCAGCTATGGAGTTCTATGATAAAGAAAG ACACAGCGAATTTGACTTCATCTCTGGAACCCGTATGAGAAAACTGGCACGTGCAGGTGACAACCCTCCAGATGGATTCATGGCCCCCAAAGCTTGGAAAGTCTTAACAGATTATTATTGCTCACTAGATAAAAATTGTTGA
- the PAPSS2 gene encoding bifunctional 3'-phosphoadenosine 5'-phosphosulfate synthase 2 isoform X2, producing MTSQISKSTNVVYQSHHVSRNKRGQVVGTRGGFRGCTVWLTGLSGAGKTTLGFALEEYLVTHAIPCYSLDGDNIRHGLNKNLGFSSQDREENIRRIAEVAKLFADAGLVCITSFISPYAKDREEARKVHDTAGLPFFEVFVDAPLDICESRDVKGLYKKARAGEIKGFTGIDSGYEKPDSSELVLKTNLHSVNECIHQIVELLQDRAIVPSGATKEIHELFVPENKFAQAQEEAKNLLSVNITKLDLQWVQVLSEGWATPLKGFMREREYLQVLHFDTLLDGGVINLSVPIVLPLSTEDKERLSDSKAFALSYEGRKVAILRNPEFFEHRKEERCARVWGTTCAQHPHVKMVLESGDWLVGGDLEVLERIRWEDGLDQYRLTPLELKQKAKEMNADAVFAFQLRNPVHNGHALLMQDTRHHLLDRGYKCPVLLLHPLGGWTKDDDVPLDWRMKQHAAVLEEGILDPKSTIVAIFPSPMLYAGPTEVQWHCRSRMIAGSNFYIVGRDPAGMPHPETKQDMYEPTHGGKVLSMAPGLTSVEIIPFRVAAYNTKNAAMEFYDKERHSEFDFISGTRMRKLARAGDNPPDGFMAPKAWKVLTDYYCSLDKNC from the exons AGCCAAATATCGAAGTCCACCAATGTTGTTTATCAGTCCCATCATGtgagcagaaacaagagaggccAAGTTGTGGGTACAAGAGGGGGATTCCGCGGCTGCACTGTTTGGTTAACAG GTTTGTCGGGAGCTGGGAAAACGACTCTTGGTTTTGCTCTGGAAGAATACCTGGTGACCCACGCTATTCCCTGCTACTCTCTGGATGGTGACAACATTCGTCATGGGCTGAACAAGAATCTGGGGTTTTCCTCTCAAGATCGAGAAGAGAACATCCGCCGTATCGCAGAAGTTGCAAAACTCTTTGCAGATGCAGGTCTGGTATGCATTACCAGCTTCATATCTCCTTACGCCAAG GATCGCGAAGAGGCGCGTAAAGTACACGACACCGCTGGGCTGCCATTTTTTGAGGTCTTTGTGGATGCTCCTTTAGATATCTGTGAAAGTAGGGACGTGAAAGGTTTATACAAGAAGGCCAGAGCTGGAGAAATCAAAG GATTCACTGGAATTGACTCTGGATACGAGAAACCAGATTCCTCAGAACTGGTGCTGAAGACAAATCTTCACAGTGTAAACGAATGTATCCACCAGATTGTGGAACTATTGCAGGACAGG GCCATTGTCCCATCGGGAGCTACAAAGGAGATCCATGAGTTGTTTGTGCCGGAGAACAAGTTCGCTCAGGCTCAAGAAGAAGCCAAGAACTTGCTTTCAGTCAATATTACTAAG CTGGACCTCCAGTGGGTGCAGGTTCTGAGTGAAGGCTGGGCCACACCGCTCAAGGGCTTTATGCGGGAGAGGGAATATCTGCAAGTCCTTCATTTTGACACACTTTTAGATG GGGGTGTGATCAACCTGAGCGTTCCCATTGTGCTGCCTCTTAGCACGGAAGATAAGGAAAGACTGAGCGACAGTAAAGCGTTTGCTCTCTCGTATGAGGGAAGAAAAGTGGCCATTCTGCGGAATCCAGAGTTTTTTGAGCACAGAAAGGAAGAGAGATGTGCCCGAGTGTGGGGCACAACCTGCGCTCAGCACCCTCATGTCAAA ATGGTCCTGGAAAGTGGTGACTGGCTGGTTGGTGGTGATCTTGAGGTCTTGGAAAGAATCAGGTGGGAAGATGGTTTAGATCAATACCGTCTTACACCTCTGGAGTTGAAGCAGAAGGCTAAAGAAATGAATGCAG ATGCAGTGTTTGCTTTTCAGCTCCGAAACCCAGTCCATAATGGACATGCTTTGCTAATGCAGGACACCAGGCACCATCTGCTGGATAGGGGCTATAAGTGTCCGGTACTTCTATTACACCCTCTGGGAGGGTGGACCAAAGATGATGATGTGCCTCTGGACTGGCGCATGAAACAACACGCAGCTGTACTCGAAGAGGGCATTTTGGACCCAAAATCAACCATTGTGGCTATATTTCCTTCACCGATGTTGTACGCAGGACCCACTGAG GTTCAGTGGCACTGCCGATCTCGCATGATTGCTGGGTCCAACTTCTACATTGTAGGGCGGGATCCAGCTGGCATGCCCCATCCTGAAACCAAACAGGATATGTACGAGCCAACACATGGGGGCAAAGTGCTGAGCATGGCACCAGGACTGACATCTGTGGAAATCATTCCATTCAGAGTGGCCGCCTACAACACAAAGAACGCAGCTATGGAGTTCTATGATAAAGAAAG ACACAGCGAATTTGACTTCATCTCTGGAACCCGTATGAGAAAACTGGCACGTGCAGGTGACAACCCTCCAGATGGATTCATGGCCCCCAAAGCTTGGAAAGTCTTAACAGATTATTATTGCTCACTAGATAAAAATTGTTGA